The DNA segment GCGGCCTGCTCTTGCTGGACGGCCTGGAGCTGTCGTTCCGTCTCTTCCAAGAGACGTCGGAGGCGAAGGAACTGGGCGACCTCCCCAGAGGAAGGCGCATTCCACCGCAGGAAGCCTGGGAGCCGAACCCATGCGCCGTCGGCCGAGATCTCCCAGGCGACGTCCGCCTTTTCCGATACCCGGCGAAGACAGGCCAACGTCTGGACGACCCATGTCGGAAGCCGGTCGGTCTCGAAGGCGTCCGGCCAGGTCGAGGCATCCGCCGAGGCCGTCGGCTGGGAGCGAATCTCCTCGGCGATCCACACGGTGGCCGACGGGGCCCGACATGCGGCCAAGGTCTCGACGAGTCGCCCGGCCGCGGCGGCGTCCTGGGCCAGCCAGTCTTCTATGATGCACGCGCCCCAACGGGCGACGGCCGCCGTCCATTCGGGCCGGACCCGTAGGACGTCCCGGACCCGAACGACCCGGTCTCGAAGCCCGGCCCGGTCCAAGGCTTTTTCTACACGGCCGACCATCTCGGCCGACCATGGGTCGAGCGTCCGTAGCGCGGCTTCCGTGTCCTGAAGGCTCCGCCGCAGGGCCTGAATCCGTCGGTCCGCTTCGCGGAGGCGGACCTGCGCCTCGTGGACGGATTGCCGAAGGGCCTCGACCTCCGCCTGTCGGACTTGAACCTGCGCCTGCAGGTCCGATACCTCGACTTCCAAGGCGGCGACCGAGGCGTCTATCGCTTGAAGGGCCTCCAGGGTCGCCTGGACCTGCTGATTCAGTTCAGAGAGACGTCGTTCCCGCTGGCCGACCCAGTCGTCGAGTCGACGGGCCTGGGCCTGCCAGTACTCGACCTGGCGCTGCGCCTCCTCCCGCTGAGCCTGCAAGACGGCCTGCCGGCGCCGGAGGTCTTCCCACTGACGTTCGACCTGCTGACGGCTTTCTTGGAACTGGGCCCATTCGGTCTCCAGTCGTTCGTGTTCGGCCTCGAGGGTCTGCTGGCGGGCCTGCGCCGCCGCTTGCCGCTCCTGGACGGCGCGCACCTGCCGTTCGACGGCTCGGAGCTGATCCTCGAGCTGAGCCTGCTGGTGCAGGGCCTGCTGATAAAGCTGTTCGGCTTGCTGGCATTCGGCCTGGGCTTCCTGCCATCGGCGGTCGGCTTCCTGAAGGCGCCGACCGGCCTCTTGGGCGGCCGCCCGCTGACGGTCCCGAAGCCGTTGCGTTTGTTCAGCTTCGGACCACTGCCGTTGGTGGAGCGTCTGGAGGTCCAGGTACTGCCGGTCCAGGGGTTCGATCTTCTGCCGAAGCGCCCGGATGGTCTCTTCCAACTGGCGGCCCTCGGCCTGGAGGGCGTGGGCCTCTTGGGCCAAGAGGCCCCGCCGGATGGCGCCGATGCGGGCCTGGAGGTCCAGGTACCGGCGGGTCCGCTCGGCCTGGGTCCGGGTCTGGCTCCACTGGGCCTCGACTTCCTGGAGGATGTCATACAGCCGGAGGAGGTTCTGCTGGACCTCCTCGATCTTTTTTTGAATTTCTTCTTTTTTCTTCTTGTAGGCCGTGATGCCGCCCACGGCCTCGACGAAGAGCCGCCGCTCCTGGGGCTTCATTTCCCAAAGATGGAGGACGTGGCCCTGAGGGACGACGGCATAGGGGTGCGGCATGACCTGAAGGTCCCGACAGACCGAGAGGACGTCCCGCAGACGGCAGGCCCGCTGGTTGACGGCGAACTCGGACTCGCCGTTCCGATAGAGCCGCCGGGTGATCTCGATCGTCTCTGGCCCGGCGTCCGTCTCGTGTTCGAGGACTAACGTCACCTCCGCCACGGCGGCCGGGGCCTCCCGCGGTCCGCCCGCATAGAGGACGTCCTCCATGCGTTCGCCCCGTAAGACCCGGGCGCTGGGATACCCGACGGCCCAGAGGACGGCATCCACGAGGTTACTCTTGCCGGCTCCGTTCGGGCCCACGATGGCCGTGATACCCGGGACCAGTTCACAGACGGTCGGCGACGGAAAGCTCTTGAAGCCGGCGATGCGAAGGGCCTTCAGTCGAACCATCGGCATAAGGCCAAACCGGGACTTGCGTGGAAAGCTCTCCTCAAGGTCGGCCTCATTATGTCGGTTCCCACCCGTCTGTCAAATGGCTGGGGAGCCGGCCGCTTACCACTTTTGGGGAGATGGGCAGACTGCCGTTCCTCTTCCGAACACCGGCCGTCATGCCGGTGGTCCCCTGTCCTGGCGGCGTCCATCCCATCGGAACACCGGCAGTGATGCCGGTATCAACCTCATAGGGGGATAGGGAGGGAGATGGGAATCGATTCGCTATTCGCCGTTCGCCTGAGGGATAGGGCGACGAAGGAACGGGGTGGCGGGGTGAAGAAAGTAAGAAGAAAGTAATAGGCGGTCAGGCTGGGGAAGTAGACAGATGGGGAGACAGGGAGCTATTGCTTTGCACTCCTCTCGAAATCCATGGGAAGGGATTCGGGGGATCGCCCCGCATCGGCCACCGAGACCCCGGCCCTTGACCCGCGGGCCCTCCCCCGCCGCCACCGCCAGGACTCGACTTCCACCACCTCGGGATAGACGCCTCCCGCCCACCCTCACCGGGGTTCCCCAGCGTGCGGCCACCCCGCCGCCGGAAACGTCGTCGCGCGCACCGACCGTCTCGGCCGACGGAACGTCAGGGCATTTCAGCAAATCCCGTGCCAGTCGGGAGCCGCCCCCTCGAAATACCCGACACTGCCAGCTTTCCGACCCGTCCCCCGACCCAGACCCTCCCCCCACGTGTCTATCCCCGTAGACACTTTGTCTAATCGGTTAAACACCTGGGGGAAACCTCACCTTCGGCCATTCACCATATCACGATTCGCCATTGGCTGTTCGCTACTCGCCATTCGCTATTCACCATTCAAGGTGCAAGATGTAGAATACAGTCCATCGTGTCGCTATGGGCGGCTATCCGCCATGAGCCCTTACCGTCACGCTATCACGACGCCACGCCGTGTAAGGGCGCATGGCCGTACCCTCCTCCCCCACGAACAGGTAGGACGCATGCGGGTCGACGTCGCGGGTCTCTTGGCCGCCGGTTCGGGCGATCGGTTCCGTCAGGCCGGGTACGCCACACCCAAGCCCCTGATTCCGGTCGCCGGCACGCCCCTGATCGGTCGGACGCTGGCGCTCCTGGAAGCGGGCGGTATCCGGGTCGTCTACGCCGTCGTCCGGGAGGCCTTTGCAGAAGCCGTGCGTCGCTATGTCGAGGGCTTGCCCCTGCGTCTGACGGTCCACTGGGTCGTCCGGACGACGCCCGGCTCGCTTCATAGCTTCTTCGCCCTCGCCCCTTTCTTGCGGGAGCACCCCCGCTTTCTACTGGCGACCGTCGACACCGTAGCCGACCCCGCCGAGTTCCAGGCGTTCCTGGCCGCCGGCCGGGCGGACGACGTTTCCTGGGACGGCCTCCTGGCCTGCACGGCCTTCGTTCAAGACGAACACCCCCTCTGGATTCGGGTCGACGCCGAGCACCGCATCCGGGAGGTCGCCCCGCCGCCGGCGCGGGCGACGTGCGTGACGGGCGGTCTGTACGTCTTCAGTTCCCGCGTCTTCCAGATGATGGGGTCCGCTCAGGCCCAGAGCGTTCATCGCTTACGGGACTTCCTCCGACTTCTGGCCGAGAGCGGATACCGCTTGCAGGGATATCATTTTTCTCGGATCATCGACGTGGACGACCCGGCAGACCTGGCCGAGGCGGAGCGATTCGTGGGTCCACGGGCCGGTCGGCCGACGGGCCGGAGGGAGTGACTCGTCATGCCGCTCCGTCGCCGCGCTGTCCCGTTTCTGTCGTTTTTGGGCGTCCGGCGCCATCCGCGATACTCGCCGGGCCGTGTCGAGGCCGACGCCCGGATTCTCCTGCAGACGGCCGAGGAGCTCCGCCGTCGGGGTTATACCGTCGAGATTCGGGACGAGACCGACCTCGAAGGTGACATTCCTGCCCAAATCATCTTCACGATGGCCCAGAGTCCCGAGGGCATCCGCCGGCTGGGTGTCCTCCAGCGGCAGGGTCGGGTCGTCATTAACACCCCGGAGAGCATCCGGAACTGTCATCGGAACCGCATGGTCCCGCTTCTTCAAGCCGCCGGGATCCCCTTGCCGCCGAGCTGGTTCGTGGACCTTCGGTCCGAATTTCGACGCCCGGTCGGGCTTCCGAAGGCCGGGCGGCTGTGGGTCAAGCGGGGCGACGTGCATGCGACCGACCCGGGGGACGTCGTGGCGGTCGACGACGCCGGGGACCTCGAGGCCGTCCTGGAGCGGTTTCGCCGCCGAGGCCTCGACCGGGTCCTGCTCCAGGAACATGTCCCAGGAGACCTCGTAAAGTTTTACGCCGTTCGGGACACGCCGTTCTTCTTCTGGTACTTTCCGGACTCGCGGACTCGACGCCCGGTCGACTCGGGAGCCCTGCGGCGGTGGGCCATGCGGGCCGCCGAGGTCCTGGGTCTGGACGTGTACGGCGGGGACGCCGTCATAACGCCCGAGGGGTCGGTCGTGATCATCGACGTGAATGACTGGCCCAGCTTCGAGCCGTGCGTCGAAAACGCGGTCCCCTTCATCGTCGACCACATCCTCCAACGGGCGCAGGCGGCGGGCCTGATAGGGGACGGTAATTGGACTATGGACCATGGACCATAGACCATGGACCCCCGGATTCCCGAATGGCCCTTGGCTTGAAAAACCGTCCTCTCCGAAGGGTCGAAAAAGCCGAATCCATGCGGGTTTTCACCAACCGAACGGCTCTGATAAGAGAGGGACTTGAGATGGATTCCAAGCCATCCCCTCAAGACGAGGAGACCCCCTGGACCCAAGCAGGTCCAGGGTCTAAGGTCCATGGTCTATGGTCAGATTTATGAGAGCGCTTCCAGAGAGTATCCGCCATGACCCGAGCTATCTTGTTTGACTTCGGAGGTACGCTGGACGCCGACGGCCTCCACTGGTCGGATCGATTCGCCCGGGCCTATCGACAGGCCGGTCGGCCGGTCGAGGCCGACCGCTTCTGGGCGGCCTTCGTAGCGGCCGAACGGGCGCTGGCGAATCGGGACTTGCGGGGACAGTCCCTCCGGACTCTCCTGGAGCTCCAGGTTCGCCTTCAGATGGAAGCTCTCGGCTGGCTGGGTCCTCCAGGAGAACTGATGTCCGGCGAAGGTCCGGCGACGCTGGCCGACGCCTTGTGTCAGACTGTCGTCGACTTCTGCTACGAAGCAGCCGCCGCGTGCCTGCGTCGGAATCGGTCCGTCCTGGCCGAACTCCGGGCTCGGTCGTATCGGTTGGGCATCGTCGCCAACTTCTCGGGCAACCTGGGCGAC comes from the bacterium HR11 genome and includes:
- the yjjG_2 gene encoding Pyrimidine 5'-nucleotidase YjjG, producing the protein MTRAILFDFGGTLDADGLHWSDRFARAYRQAGRPVEADRFWAAFVAAERALANRDLRGQSLRTLLELQVRLQMEALGWLGPPGELMSGEGPATLADALCQTVVDFCYEAAAACLRRNRSVLAELRARSYRLGIVANFSGNLGDVCQEFGLMDFLDVIVDSTVEGVAKPDPRIFQRALDRLGLPPSACWFVGDSLEKDIVPAHRLGLRTVWIVPAEKGPAAHPAADVVIHRLPDVLTVVPR
- a CDS encoding Bifunctional IPC transferase and DIPP synthase, which gives rise to MRVDVAGLLAAGSGDRFRQAGYATPKPLIPVAGTPLIGRTLALLEAGGIRVVYAVVREAFAEAVRRYVEGLPLRLTVHWVVRTTPGSLHSFFALAPFLREHPRFLLATVDTVADPAEFQAFLAAGRADDVSWDGLLACTAFVQDEHPLWIRVDAEHRIREVAPPPARATCVTGGLYVFSSRVFQMMGSAQAQSVHRLRDFLRLLAESGYRLQGYHFSRIIDVDDPADLAEAERFVGPRAGRPTGRRE
- the smc_9 gene encoding Chromosome partition protein Smc, translated to MVRLKALRIAGFKSFPSPTVCELVPGITAIVGPNGAGKSNLVDAVLWAVGYPSARVLRGERMEDVLYAGGPREAPAAVAEVTLVLEHETDAGPETIEITRRLYRNGESEFAVNQRACRLRDVLSVCRDLQVMPHPYAVVPQGHVLHLWEMKPQERRLFVEAVGGITAYKKKKEEIQKKIEEVQQNLLRLYDILQEVEAQWSQTRTQAERTRRYLDLQARIGAIRRGLLAQEAHALQAEGRQLEETIRALRQKIEPLDRQYLDLQTLHQRQWSEAEQTQRLRDRQRAAAQEAGRRLQEADRRWQEAQAECQQAEQLYQQALHQQAQLEDQLRAVERQVRAVQERQAAAQARQQTLEAEHERLETEWAQFQESRQQVERQWEDLRRRQAVLQAQREEAQRQVEYWQAQARRLDDWVGQRERRLSELNQQVQATLEALQAIDASVAALEVEVSDLQAQVQVRQAEVEALRQSVHEAQVRLREADRRIQALRRSLQDTEAALRTLDPWSAEMVGRVEKALDRAGLRDRVVRVRDVLRVRPEWTAAVARWGACIIEDWLAQDAAAAGRLVETLAACRAPSATVWIAEEIRSQPTASADASTWPDAFETDRLPTWVVQTLACLRRVSEKADVAWEISADGAWVRLPGFLRWNAPSSGEVAQFLRLRRLLEETERQLQAVQQEQAAVHQEWTEQSARLQAREDELQAWVARHTDRAAALDDLRRQREVRLRELQDLRHQATLIDRELEGFRRQQDEVRDRLTRLHRHGQELMTQWEALDTALRAVETTRQAQTAQATSLEAQRLRLQRRLGEAHQQVRRETEELQRLEREWAQLQERLSAIQQEVLQRRRRLTAAQAQRDQALQELQQARQAREQADSALQALEAQWRDAFQRLRQTEQVLQSLDRERQRILDEIRMAEIQWADWEARWKNFQERLTAVLPEVRPADLLAETPPPAGDARELQRLEGELAAMGPVNLMALEEYERLTERYRFLRSQQSDLRDGLERLQTALTRLDRQMLERLHGVLERFNEALQAHVRHLLNGYEARLVWLDPADPLHSGVGLEVRHTRRRLRGLLQMSGGEKTLLGIALILAANDLQPAAFVILDEADAPLDDANVDRFMQALRAQCDRTQFILVTHNKRTLSWADALYGVFMEQGASRLVSLRLEEAQAAIS